Proteins from a genomic interval of Pirellulales bacterium:
- the gndA gene encoding NADP-dependent phosphogluconate dehydrogenase, giving the protein MAEQCDIGLVGLAVMGENLVLNMESRGFRVAVFNRTTAVVDKFVAERAAGKQIVGCHTIEELVSKLASPRRVMMMVKAGPAVDAIIDQLLPLLSPGDVIIDGGNTHYADTQRRTKLVESKGLLYVGSGVSGGEEGALKGPSMMPGGSEKAWPLVKPIFQAIAAKVGPQGDIPCCDWIGPDGSGHYVKMVHNGIEYGDMQLICESYFLLKEALGLSNDELYEVFAEWNRGELDSYLIEITRDIFSVRDPETKGFLVDAILDTAGSKGTGKWMSQLALDLGVPTTLITEAVYARYLSSLKEDRVRASKILKGPAAKYDGDKAEFIKSVEQALYASKICSYAQGFFQLRAAAAENHWPLSPGNIALLWRGGCIIRARFLERIKEAFDANKDLDNLLLAPYFTQVIDDAQPAWRHVVSTAITLGIPIPGFSAALTYFDGYRRERLPANLLQAQRDYFGAHTYQRVDREGVFHTDWIRERKEPK; this is encoded by the coding sequence GCCTCGTGGGCCTGGCCGTGATGGGCGAGAACCTCGTGCTCAACATGGAGAGCCGAGGGTTCCGCGTAGCCGTTTTCAATCGCACCACGGCGGTCGTCGACAAGTTCGTGGCCGAGCGTGCCGCCGGTAAGCAGATCGTCGGCTGCCACACGATCGAGGAGCTGGTTAGCAAGCTCGCCAGTCCGCGCCGCGTGATGATGATGGTCAAGGCAGGTCCGGCGGTCGATGCGATCATCGACCAGTTGTTGCCGCTACTGTCGCCGGGGGACGTGATCATCGACGGCGGCAATACGCACTACGCCGATACGCAGCGCCGCACGAAGCTGGTTGAATCGAAGGGCTTGCTCTACGTCGGCAGCGGCGTCTCGGGCGGTGAAGAAGGCGCCCTGAAAGGCCCCAGCATGATGCCGGGGGGCAGCGAAAAGGCCTGGCCGCTGGTGAAGCCGATTTTTCAGGCGATCGCCGCCAAGGTGGGTCCGCAGGGAGACATTCCTTGCTGTGACTGGATCGGTCCCGATGGCTCGGGCCATTACGTCAAGATGGTACACAACGGCATCGAGTACGGCGACATGCAGTTGATCTGCGAGTCGTACTTCCTGCTCAAAGAAGCCCTGGGCCTCTCGAACGACGAACTGTACGAAGTCTTTGCCGAATGGAATCGCGGCGAATTGGACAGCTATCTGATCGAGATCACGCGCGACATCTTCAGCGTGCGCGACCCCGAGACGAAGGGTTTTCTCGTTGATGCGATCCTCGACACGGCGGGGAGCAAGGGGACTGGCAAGTGGATGAGCCAGTTGGCGCTCGATCTGGGGGTGCCGACCACGCTGATTACCGAAGCGGTTTACGCGCGGTACTTATCGTCGTTGAAGGAAGATCGTGTGCGGGCGAGCAAGATCTTGAAGGGGCCCGCGGCGAAGTATGACGGGGACAAAGCCGAATTCATCAAGTCGGTCGAACAGGCGCTCTACGCCTCGAAGATTTGCAGCTACGCGCAGGGTTTTTTCCAGTTGCGCGCGGCGGCGGCCGAGAACCACTGGCCGTTGTCGCCGGGCAATATCGCGCTGCTGTGGCGGGGGGGCTGCATCATCCGGGCCCGATTCCTCGAGCGGATCAAAGAGGCCTTCGACGCAAACAAGGATCTCGACAACCTGCTGCTCGCGCCGTACTTCACCCAGGTGATCGACGACGCGCAGCCGGCGTGGCGGCATGTGGTCTCGACCGCGATTACGCTCGGCATTCCGATTCCGGGCTTCAGCGCCGCGCTGACCTACTTCGACGGTTATCGTCGCGAACGCCTGCCGGCGAACCTGCTGCAGGCGCAGCGCGATTACTTCGGGGCGCACACGTATCAGCGTGTCGATCGCGAGGGAGTGTTCCACACCGATTGGATCCGCGAGCGGAAGGAGCCGAAATAG